Proteins encoded within one genomic window of Polynucleobacter duraquae:
- a CDS encoding YfhL family 4Fe-4S dicluster ferredoxin: MALMITDECINCDVCEPECPNDAIYMGLEIYEIDPNKCTECVGHYDTPQCQQVCPVDCIPMNPAFSENQTQLMAKYQALTAAKKALAK; the protein is encoded by the coding sequence ATGGCGTTAATGATTACAGACGAATGCATCAATTGCGATGTGTGTGAGCCTGAATGTCCAAACGATGCAATCTACATGGGTTTAGAGATCTATGAGATTGATCCTAATAAATGCACTGAATGTGTAGGTCATTACGATACGCCTCAGTGTCAGCAAGTCTGTCCGGTAGACTGCATACCGATGAACCCTGCGTTTTCTGAAAATCAAACGCAGCTCATGGCAAAGTATCAGGCCTTAACTGCCGCTAAAAAAGCGCTCGCTAAATAA